From the Pseudomonadales bacterium genome, one window contains:
- the pip gene encoding prolyl aminopeptidase: MLTLYPEIRPYAVHRLAVDPPHELHLEESGNPDGIPVLFVHGGPGAGCQASNRCFFDPARYRIVLFDQRGAGSSTPHGELAGNDTAALIRDIESIRSFLGIERWVLFGGSWGSTLGLAYAEAFPLRVIALVLRGIFLCRREDLDWFYQEGASRVFPDHWQEYVEHVPAAERHELVHAYHRLLTGTNEIARMSAAKAWALWEAQCATLRPNHDVIDRFSDPHVALSLARIESHYFVNGGFLDDGQLLRDAWRIADVPGYVVHGRYDMICPVDNAFALHAAWPKAQLRIVRDAGHSAAEPGIIDALVRATREIATIESAG; the protein is encoded by the coding sequence ATGTTGACGCTCTATCCCGAAATCAGGCCGTATGCGGTGCACCGTCTGGCGGTGGATCCGCCACACGAGCTTCATCTCGAGGAAAGCGGCAATCCTGATGGTATCCCGGTGCTGTTCGTGCATGGTGGTCCTGGCGCGGGCTGTCAGGCATCGAACCGCTGTTTTTTCGATCCGGCGCGTTACCGCATCGTGCTGTTCGATCAGCGCGGTGCGGGATCCTCGACCCCGCACGGTGAGCTGGCCGGCAACGACACGGCAGCGCTGATCCGTGATATCGAATCGATCCGCAGTTTTCTCGGCATCGAGCGCTGGGTGCTGTTCGGCGGTTCCTGGGGCAGCACGCTTGGCCTGGCGTATGCCGAGGCGTTTCCCCTGCGGGTGATCGCGCTGGTGCTGCGCGGCATCTTCCTGTGCCGGCGCGAGGACCTGGATTGGTTCTACCAGGAGGGTGCCAGTCGGGTCTTCCCCGATCATTGGCAGGAATACGTCGAACATGTGCCTGCGGCTGAGCGCCATGAACTGGTCCACGCGTACCATCGCCTGCTGACCGGTACGAACGAGATTGCGCGCATGTCCGCGGCGAAGGCATGGGCGCTGTGGGAAGCGCAGTGCGCGACACTGCGACCCAACCACGACGTGATCGACCGTTTTTCGGATCCGCACGTGGCGCTCTCCCTTGCGCGCATCGAGTCGCACTATTTCGTCAACGGCGGATTCCTGGACGACGGACAACTGCTGCGCGATGCCTGGCGCATCGCGGACGTTCCGGGCTACGTCGTGCACGGGCGTTACGACATGATCTGTCCGGTCGACAACGCGTTTGCGCTGCACGCCGCGTGGCCCAAGGCGCAACTGCGCATCGTGCGCGATGCCGGGCATTCGGCTGCGGAACCCGGGATCATCGATGCGCTGGTGCGTGCCACGCGCGAGATCGCCACGATCGAATCCGCAGGCTGA
- a CDS encoding SCP2 sterol-binding domain-containing protein, translating to MSVSTLNVAALAALERALDAALTLAPATRDELAGLSGKVFGVRVSVPALSVFIAPDDAGVRLLAYHEGTNACTVSGAGSDFVALAGAADKAAALVNGNLRIEGDSGALITLARLLAGIEIDWERHLALLIGDVPAHQFGRAVRASARWGRDAHAALLRHAGEFMHEEARLAPSRAETDDFATDVQTLAQRAARVENTLRRIGRRIDALAAQRPPLSG from the coding sequence GTGAGCGTTTCCACGCTGAACGTGGCTGCACTGGCGGCGCTCGAACGCGCGCTGGACGCTGCGCTGACGCTTGCTCCGGCGACGCGCGACGAGCTTGCAGGACTCTCCGGCAAGGTGTTCGGCGTGCGCGTCAGCGTGCCGGCGCTGAGCGTCTTCATCGCGCCCGACGACGCCGGAGTGCGCTTGCTCGCATACCACGAAGGCACGAACGCGTGCACCGTAAGCGGCGCAGGATCGGATTTCGTGGCGCTCGCAGGCGCTGCCGACAAGGCGGCCGCACTGGTCAACGGCAACCTGCGCATCGAGGGTGACAGCGGCGCACTGATCACACTCGCGCGGTTGCTCGCAGGAATCGAGATCGACTGGGAACGCCACCTTGCGCTGCTCATCGGTGATGTACCGGCACACCAGTTCGGACGCGCCGTGCGCGCATCGGCCCGCTGGGGGCGCGATGCCCACGCGGCGCTGCTGCGTCATGCCGGCGAGTTCATGCACGAGGAAGCACGCCTGGCGCCGTCGCGCGCCGAGACCGACGATTTCGCCACCGATGTGCAGACGCTCGCACAGCGCGCGGCACGTGTGGAAAACACCCTGCGGCGCATCGGACGGCGCATCGACGCACTCGCAGCACAGCGCCCGCCGCTCAGCGGATGA
- the ubiB gene encoding ubiquinone biosynthesis regulatory protein kinase UbiB, which produces MPMSRLSRLARIIQVCRRHRLDTFLDSEQLPEGWQRFLRWLPVRWRPEPVEPRALRLRRALEELGPIFIKFGQLLSTRRDLIPSDLADELSRLQDNVPPFAASEARAIVERALGKPVNELFACFEAEPLASASVAQVHAATLFDGREVVVKVVRPGIERTIRQDVRLLYALARLVRRFHPDGRRLRPLDVVRDYEQIVLDELDLQREAANTSQLRRNFLDSDLLYVPEVHWDYTRRNVFVMERIHGIPVSDIEALHRAGVDMKELAERGVRIFFTQVFRDSLFHADMHPGNIFVDVSNPAKPRYIGIDCAIMGSLSDFDQYYLARNLLGIFQRRYREVAELHVECGWVPPQTRVHDFEAAIRSACEPIFGKPLGEIGFAQLLVYLFQTARRFDMEIQPSLVLLQKTLLHIEGLGRQLYPDLDLWETAKPFLEQWVSERYSPRGLIERLQKRAPHWLELLPEGPERLLELLRRATSPPDAPRATVAPAASPPWHRGQLLAGIAGLLLVEPRFASVAPLDWHPAAWVFVALAIYALSRRNIS; this is translated from the coding sequence GTGCCGATGTCACGCCTGAGCCGACTCGCACGCATCATCCAGGTCTGCCGTCGTCACCGCCTCGACACCTTCCTCGACAGCGAGCAGTTGCCCGAGGGCTGGCAACGGTTCCTGCGCTGGCTTCCGGTGCGCTGGCGCCCTGAGCCTGTCGAACCACGCGCGCTGCGGTTGCGCCGCGCACTCGAGGAGCTCGGGCCGATCTTCATCAAGTTCGGCCAGTTGCTGTCGACCCGTCGCGACCTGATCCCGAGCGATCTTGCCGACGAACTGAGCCGGCTGCAGGACAATGTGCCGCCCTTTGCGGCGAGCGAGGCGCGCGCGATCGTCGAGCGTGCGCTCGGCAAGCCGGTGAACGAACTGTTCGCGTGCTTCGAGGCCGAGCCGCTCGCGTCGGCATCGGTCGCGCAGGTACACGCAGCCACGCTGTTCGATGGCCGCGAAGTCGTCGTGAAAGTGGTCCGTCCGGGCATCGAGCGCACGATCCGACAGGACGTGCGGCTCCTGTATGCGCTGGCACGCCTCGTGCGCCGCTTCCATCCGGACGGACGACGACTGCGCCCGCTCGATGTGGTGCGCGACTATGAACAGATCGTGCTCGACGAACTCGACCTGCAGCGCGAGGCTGCCAACACCTCGCAACTGCGGCGCAACTTCCTCGACTCGGACCTGCTGTACGTACCCGAAGTGCACTGGGACTACACGCGACGCAACGTGTTCGTGATGGAACGCATACACGGCATTCCGGTATCCGATATCGAGGCACTGCACCGTGCCGGTGTCGACATGAAGGAGCTTGCCGAGCGCGGCGTGCGCATCTTCTTCACACAGGTGTTTCGCGACAGCCTGTTTCATGCCGACATGCATCCGGGCAACATCTTCGTCGACGTCAGCAACCCTGCGAAGCCGCGCTACATCGGCATCGACTGCGCGATCATGGGCAGTCTCAGCGACTTCGACCAGTACTATCTCGCGCGCAACCTGCTTGGCATCTTCCAGCGCCGTTACCGCGAGGTGGCCGAACTGCACGTCGAGTGCGGCTGGGTGCCGCCACAGACACGCGTGCACGATTTCGAGGCGGCGATCCGCAGCGCCTGTGAACCGATCTTCGGCAAGCCACTGGGGGAGATCGGCTTTGCGCAGCTGCTGGTCTACCTGTTCCAGACTGCTCGGCGCTTCGACATGGAAATCCAGCCCTCGCTGGTGCTGCTGCAGAAAACCTTGCTGCACATCGAGGGGCTGGGGCGTCAGCTCTACCCCGATCTCGACCTGTGGGAAACCGCCAAGCCGTTCCTCGAGCAGTGGGTGAGCGAACGCTACTCGCCGCGCGGCCTGATCGAGCGGCTGCAAAAGCGTGCCCCGCACTGGCTGGAACTTCTGCCCGAAGGCCCGGAGCGCCTGCTCGAGTTGCTGCGTCGCGCCACATCGCCACCCGATGCACCGCGCGCGACGGTGGCTCCCGCAGCGTCACCACCGTGGCATCGCGGACAACTGCTGGCGGGCATCGCGGGCCTGCTGCTGGTGGAGCCGCGGTTCGCAAGCGTGGCCCCGCTCGACTGGCATCCGGCAGCCTGGGTGTTCGTGGCGCTGGCGATCTACGCACTCTCGCGCAGGAACATTTCATGA
- the hisI gene encoding phosphoribosyl-AMP cyclohydrolase yields the protein MQTRFDPTTAVRWDERGLAPAIVQDVHSGRVLMLAWMNAESLRLTIGEGRAVFWSRSRGKLWRKGESSGHVQRLHDLRLDCDGDTLLLSVEQDGGIACHTGRTSCFYRRLAPGGWEDADPVLRDPQAIYGDGHE from the coding sequence ATGCAGACACGCTTCGATCCGACCACGGCAGTGCGCTGGGACGAACGCGGGCTCGCTCCCGCGATCGTGCAGGATGTGCACAGCGGGCGGGTTCTGATGCTCGCCTGGATGAACGCCGAGTCGCTGCGCCTGACCATCGGCGAAGGCCGTGCGGTATTCTGGTCACGTTCGCGCGGCAAGCTCTGGCGCAAGGGCGAAAGCTCGGGGCATGTGCAGCGGCTGCACGATCTCCGTCTCGACTGCGATGGCGACACACTGCTGCTCAGCGTCGAGCAGGACGGTGGCATCGCCTGCCATACCGGGCGCACGAGCTGCTTTTACCGGCGCCTCGCTCCCGGTGGCTGGGAGGATGCAGATCCGGTACTGCGTGACCCGCAGGCAATCTACGGAGACGGCCATGAGTGA
- the hslU gene encoding ATP-dependent protease ATPase subunit HslU, whose product MSAMTPREIVHELDRHIVGQQAAKRAVAVALRNRWRRMQLDPALAVEITPKNILMIGPTGVGKTEIARRLARLANAPFLKIEATKFTEVGYVGRDVESIVRDLVDVAMKMHREAEIERVRPRALDAAEERILDALLPPARQTPGAERERDSAARQVFRKKLREGELDEREIDIDVAATQVGVEIMAPPGMEEMTNQLQGLFQKLSTSRSKTRRLSVRAALKMVEDEEAAKLVNEDELKRHALDSVEQNGIVFIDELDKIARRSEYQGADVSREGVQRDLLPLIEGCTVSTRHGMVRTDHVLFIASGAFHLAKPSDLIPELQGRLPIRVELDALGPDDFERILTEPHASLTEQYRALFATENLHVEFSPDGIRRIAEVAWEVNERTENIGARRLHTVMERLLEDASFSAADRGTGAAGERLVVDAAYVDAQLGELARDEDLSRFIL is encoded by the coding sequence ATGTCTGCCATGACACCTCGCGAAATCGTCCACGAACTCGACCGCCACATCGTCGGCCAACAGGCCGCGAAGCGCGCCGTGGCCGTGGCGCTGCGCAACCGCTGGCGCCGGATGCAGCTCGACCCGGCGCTCGCCGTCGAGATCACACCGAAGAACATTCTGATGATCGGACCCACCGGGGTCGGCAAGACCGAGATCGCCCGCCGCCTCGCACGGCTGGCAAATGCGCCGTTCCTGAAGATCGAGGCAACCAAGTTCACCGAGGTCGGCTACGTGGGCCGTGACGTCGAATCCATCGTGCGCGACCTCGTCGACGTGGCGATGAAGATGCATCGCGAGGCCGAGATCGAACGCGTACGCCCGCGCGCGCTCGACGCGGCCGAGGAACGCATCCTCGACGCGCTGCTGCCGCCGGCGCGCCAGACCCCCGGCGCCGAACGTGAACGTGACTCCGCAGCACGCCAGGTATTCCGCAAGAAACTGCGCGAAGGCGAGCTCGACGAGCGCGAGATCGATATCGATGTCGCTGCCACGCAGGTGGGAGTGGAGATCATGGCGCCGCCCGGGATGGAGGAGATGACGAACCAGTTGCAGGGCCTGTTCCAGAAGCTGTCGACGAGCCGCAGCAAGACGCGTCGGCTCAGCGTGCGCGCAGCGCTGAAGATGGTCGAGGACGAGGAAGCAGCGAAACTCGTCAACGAGGACGAACTGAAGCGCCACGCGCTCGACTCCGTCGAGCAGAACGGCATCGTGTTCATCGACGAGCTCGACAAGATCGCACGCCGCTCCGAATACCAGGGCGCCGACGTCTCGCGCGAAGGCGTGCAACGCGATTTGCTGCCGCTGATCGAAGGCTGCACGGTCAGCACCCGCCACGGCATGGTGCGCACGGACCACGTGCTGTTCATCGCGTCGGGGGCGTTTCATCTCGCCAAGCCGTCGGATCTGATCCCCGAACTGCAGGGCCGCCTGCCGATTCGCGTCGAACTCGACGCACTGGGGCCGGATGACTTCGAACGCATCCTGACCGAACCGCACGCCTCGCTCACCGAGCAGTACCGCGCACTGTTCGCCACCGAGAACCTGCACGTCGAGTTCAGCCCCGATGGCATCCGGCGCATCGCCGAAGTCGCGTGGGAAGTCAACGAACGCACGGAGAACATCGGCGCACGACGCCTGCACACGGTGATGGAGCGGCTGCTCGAGGACGCGTCCTTCAGTGCGGCCGACCGCGGCACCGGCGCGGCCGGCGAGAGGCTCGTCGTCGACGCTGCCTACGTCGATGCGCAGCTCGGTGAACTCGCGCGTGATGAGGATTTGAGCCGCTTTATCCTGTAA
- the ubiE gene encoding bifunctional demethylmenaquinone methyltransferase/2-methoxy-6-polyprenyl-1,4-benzoquinol methylase UbiE, whose protein sequence is MSEQRTTDFGYRQVPEEEKTRLVGGVFDSVATRYDLMNDLMSGGIHRIWKRVTIELSGVREGHRVLDVAGGTGDLSSRFARIVGPNGRVVLSDINESMLRVGRDKLIDSGTIANLEFVLADAERLPFAERSFDCVTIAFGLRNVTHKERALESMLRVLRPGGRLLVLEFSKPTNELLGKLYDAYSFGVLPRLGRLVTGDADSYRYLAESIRMHPDQDAMRDMMEDAGFERCDYHNMTGGIVAIHRGFRAGM, encoded by the coding sequence ATGAGCGAGCAACGCACCACGGATTTCGGCTACCGCCAGGTGCCCGAAGAGGAAAAGACACGCCTGGTAGGTGGCGTGTTCGACTCGGTAGCCACGCGCTACGACCTGATGAACGACCTGATGTCGGGCGGCATCCACCGCATCTGGAAGCGCGTGACGATCGAACTGAGTGGCGTACGCGAAGGCCATCGCGTGCTGGACGTCGCCGGCGGGACCGGTGATCTCAGCTCGCGCTTCGCGCGGATCGTCGGTCCCAACGGCCGGGTGGTGCTCTCGGACATCAACGAATCGATGCTGCGCGTCGGTCGCGACAAGCTGATCGACTCCGGAACCATCGCCAACCTCGAGTTTGTGCTCGCCGACGCCGAAAGGCTGCCGTTCGCCGAGCGCAGCTTCGACTGCGTCACGATCGCCTTCGGCCTGCGCAACGTCACCCACAAGGAACGTGCGCTCGAGTCGATGCTGCGCGTGCTGCGCCCCGGTGGGCGACTGCTGGTGCTGGAATTCTCCAAACCGACCAATGAACTGCTCGGCAAGCTCTACGACGCCTACTCGTTCGGCGTGCTGCCGCGACTCGGCAGGCTCGTCACCGGTGATGCGGACAGCTACCGCTATCTCGCCGAGTCGATCCGCATGCACCCCGACCAGGACGCGATGCGCGACATGATGGAAGACGCCGGCTTCGAGCGCTGCGACTACCACAACATGACCGGGGGCATCGTCGCGATCCATCGGGGCTTCAGGGCGGGCATGTGA
- the tatC gene encoding twin-arginine translocase subunit TatC produces MSARLPPPSPSDDAEMPLIAHLTELRQRLIRALFAVLLTFASLVYFAKDIYHFVSEPLRRFLPEGSTMIATEVASPFLAPFKLTLIVAALLAMPYVLYQAWAFIAPGMYRHEKRFALPLLVSSIVLFYSGVAFAYYLVCPMVFGFFTHISPEGVSVMTDINHYLDFVLTLFFAFGFAFEVPVATVLLVWAGITTPQALTDKRPYVIVGCFVVGMLLTPPDVFSQTMLAVPMWGLFEIGIVASRLLLAEKARTAASSAEEK; encoded by the coding sequence ATGAGCGCACGCCTGCCTCCTCCGTCGCCGTCCGACGACGCCGAGATGCCGCTGATCGCGCACCTGACCGAACTGCGTCAGCGCCTGATCCGCGCGCTGTTCGCCGTACTGCTGACATTCGCTTCGCTGGTGTATTTCGCCAAGGACATCTACCACTTCGTGTCCGAACCGCTGCGGCGCTTCCTCCCGGAAGGCTCGACGATGATCGCCACCGAGGTCGCCTCGCCGTTCCTGGCGCCTTTCAAGCTCACGCTGATCGTCGCCGCACTGCTCGCGATGCCGTATGTGCTGTACCAGGCCTGGGCCTTCATTGCACCGGGCATGTACAGGCACGAGAAGCGTTTCGCGCTGCCGCTGCTGGTGTCCAGCATCGTGCTGTTCTATTCGGGCGTTGCGTTCGCGTACTACTTGGTCTGCCCGATGGTGTTCGGCTTCTTCACCCATATCAGCCCCGAAGGCGTATCGGTGATGACGGACATCAACCATTACCTCGATTTCGTGCTGACCTTGTTCTTCGCTTTCGGCTTTGCGTTCGAGGTACCCGTGGCTACCGTGTTGCTGGTCTGGGCCGGCATCACGACGCCGCAGGCGTTGACGGACAAGCGGCCCTACGTGATCGTCGGCTGCTTCGTCGTCGGCATGCTGCTCACACCGCCCGACGTGTTTTCGCAAACGATGCTCGCGGTGCCGATGTGGGGACTGTTCGAGATCGGCATCGTCGCGAGTCGCCTGCTGCTCGCGGAGAAGGCACGTACGGCCGCTAGCTCTGCAGAAGAAAAGTGA
- the tatB gene encoding twin-arginine translocase subunit TatB — protein sequence MFEIGFSELLLVAVIGLLVLGPERLPTAIRTASLWIGRIRRQFHEIKTEVEREIGADEIRAQLRNEAIMDELRQSRDALQSSVHELGSDVTATSTPPTLPTATTTAASTPATDGDGKSA from the coding sequence GTGTTCGAGATCGGCTTTTCCGAACTGCTGCTGGTGGCAGTGATCGGCCTGCTGGTGCTCGGCCCCGAGCGACTGCCGACGGCGATACGCACGGCTTCGCTGTGGATCGGGCGCATCCGGCGTCAGTTTCACGAGATCAAGACCGAAGTCGAGCGCGAAATCGGCGCTGACGAGATACGCGCCCAGTTGCGCAACGAAGCGATCATGGACGAGCTGCGCCAGTCGCGCGACGCACTCCAGTCCTCGGTGCACGAACTCGGCTCCGACGTCACCGCAACGAGCACACCGCCAACCCTGCCGACGGCAACGACGACTGCGGCGAGCACGCCGGCGACCGACGGCGACGGCAAATCGGCATGA
- a CDS encoding D-tyrosyl-tRNA(Tyr) deacylase — translation MRALIQRVCWAAVAVDDTEVARIDRGLLVFLGVERNDDEGRADALAARLLAYRVFPDAAGRMNLDLRAAAGGLLLVSQFTLAADTTRGLRPGFSTAAEPELARRLYERMLEVLRERHRPVVCGEFGANMQVSLCNDGPVTFLLQS, via the coding sequence ATGCGGGCACTGATCCAGCGGGTGTGCTGGGCTGCGGTCGCAGTCGACGACACGGAGGTCGCGCGTATAGATCGCGGCTTGCTGGTGTTTCTTGGCGTGGAGCGCAACGACGACGAGGGGCGCGCCGACGCGCTCGCGGCGCGGCTGCTGGCTTACCGGGTGTTTCCCGATGCGGCCGGGCGCATGAATCTCGATCTGCGTGCCGCCGCGGGCGGGCTGCTGCTTGTCTCGCAGTTCACGCTGGCGGCGGATACGACGCGCGGCTTGCGTCCCGGGTTCAGTACGGCGGCAGAGCCGGAGCTGGCGCGCCGGCTTTACGAGCGGATGCTGGAAGTCTTGCGCGAGCGTCACCGACCGGTCGTCTGCGGCGAGTTCGGCGCCAACATGCAGGTCAGCCTGTGCAACGATGGTCCGGTCACTTTTCTTCTGCAGAGCTAG
- the tatA gene encoding twin-arginine translocase TatA/TatE family subunit yields MGLGGISIWQLLIILVIIVLLFGTKRLGSLGSDLGSAIRGFRKAMQDEPKPEDKRLTEDEAHKSDVIQGEARRTEEKH; encoded by the coding sequence ATGGGCCTGGGCGGTATCAGCATCTGGCAACTGTTGATCATCCTGGTGATCATCGTACTGCTGTTCGGAACCAAGCGACTGGGGTCGCTGGGTTCCGACCTGGGATCGGCGATCCGCGGCTTCCGCAAGGCGATGCAGGACGAGCCGAAACCGGAGGACAAGCGCCTGACCGAGGACGAGGCGCACAAGTCCGACGTGATCCAGGGCGAGGCCCGGCGCACGGAAGAGAAGCACTGA
- a CDS encoding phosphoribosyl-ATP diphosphatase — protein sequence MSDVLDRLDAVITERLQSADPTTSYVASLHHGGIDRILKKIAEESGETLLAAKNLAAGGDRQALVGETADLWFHCLIMLAALDLRSRDVLEELERRFDLSGLAEKASRRHPLQSSNSAT from the coding sequence ATGAGTGACGTGCTGGATCGTCTCGACGCGGTGATCACCGAGCGCCTGCAGAGCGCGGACCCGACGACTTCCTACGTCGCCAGCCTGCACCATGGCGGGATCGACCGCATCCTGAAGAAAATCGCCGAGGAAAGCGGCGAGACCCTGCTGGCAGCGAAGAACCTCGCCGCCGGCGGTGACCGGCAGGCGCTCGTCGGCGAAACGGCAGATCTGTGGTTCCATTGCCTGATCATGCTGGCAGCGCTCGATCTGCGCAGCCGCGACGTGCTCGAGGAACTCGAACGTCGCTTCGATCTTTCCGGACTGGCCGAAAAGGCATCACGACGGCACCCGCTGCAAAGCAGCAACTCCGCAACCTAG
- the hslV gene encoding ATP-dependent protease subunit HslV has product MEQFRGTTILSVRRHGKVVIGGDGQVSLGQTIMKSNARKVRRLHGGSVIAGFAGGTADAFTLFERFEAQLERHQGQLVRAAVELAKAWRTDRALRRLEALLAVADATSSLIISGNGDVIEPEDSLIAIGSGGPYAQAAARALLAHSDLPARTIVESALGIAADICIYTNHNRTIEELDAAG; this is encoded by the coding sequence GTGGAGCAATTCAGGGGAACCACCATTCTGTCGGTGCGTCGCCACGGCAAGGTCGTGATCGGGGGCGATGGCCAGGTCTCGCTGGGGCAGACGATCATGAAGTCCAACGCACGCAAGGTACGCCGTCTGCACGGTGGCAGCGTGATCGCCGGCTTCGCCGGCGGGACCGCCGATGCGTTCACGCTGTTCGAGCGCTTCGAAGCGCAACTCGAACGGCATCAGGGTCAGTTGGTACGCGCCGCGGTCGAACTGGCGAAGGCCTGGCGCACCGACCGCGCACTGCGTCGGCTCGAGGCGTTGCTGGCCGTGGCCGACGCCACCAGCTCGTTGATCATCAGCGGCAACGGTGACGTGATCGAACCCGAGGACAGCCTGATCGCGATCGGCTCCGGCGGACCCTACGCCCAGGCGGCTGCACGCGCGCTGCTCGCGCACAGCGACCTCCCTGCCCGCACGATCGTCGAAAGCGCACTCGGCATCGCCGCCGACATCTGCATCTACACGAACCACAACCGCACGATCGAAGAACTCGATGCCGCCGGCTGA
- a CDS encoding DUF971 domain-containing protein, with product MNAQTKVPVSVRLHRASRMLELGYGNDETYSLSCEFLRVQSPSAEVRGHGPGQETLQSGKRLVTIERIETVGNYALQFHFSDGHDSGIYSWDYLYSLCRDQQRLWADYLARMALAGASREPAGPVLIARQ from the coding sequence ATGAACGCGCAGACCAAGGTTCCCGTCTCCGTCCGCCTGCACCGCGCATCACGCATGCTGGAGCTTGGCTACGGCAACGACGAGACCTACAGCCTGAGCTGCGAGTTCCTGCGCGTGCAGTCCCCGTCGGCCGAGGTGCGCGGTCACGGGCCTGGACAGGAAACGCTGCAGAGCGGCAAGCGACTGGTGACCATCGAACGCATCGAAACCGTCGGCAACTACGCGTTGCAGTTCCATTTCTCCGATGGGCACGACTCCGGGATCTACTCGTGGGACTACCTGTACAGCCTGTGCCGCGACCAGCAGCGCCTGTGGGCCGACTACCTCGCACGCATGGCGCTCGCCGGCGCATCACGCGAGCCTGCCGGTCCGGTGCTGATCGCGAGACAGTAG